A section of the Leptotrichia sp. HSP-342 genome encodes:
- the rplQ gene encoding 50S ribosomal protein L17 — protein MNHNKSYRKLGRRTDHRLAMLKNMTISLVEHEQIETTVTRAKELRKFAEKAITLGKKYNNSTDAARRVHLRRQAFAFLRNEGAVAKIFNEIAPKYAERNGGYTRIIKTAVRRGDSAELAIIELV, from the coding sequence ATGAATCATAATAAATCATATAGAAAACTAGGTAGAAGAACTGATCATAGATTAGCTATGCTTAAAAATATGACAATTTCTTTAGTAGAACATGAGCAAATTGAAACAACAGTAACTCGTGCTAAAGAATTAAGAAAGTTTGCTGAAAAAGCAATTACTTTAGGGAAAAAATATAATAATTCAACTGATGCAGCAAGAAGAGTACATTTGAGAAGACAAGCTTTTGCATTTTTAAGAAATGAAGGAGCAGTTGCAAAAATCTTTAATGAAATTGCACCTAAATATGCTGAAAGAAATGGTGGTTATACAAGAATCATCAAAACTGCCGTTAGACGTGGAGATTCAGCTGAATTAGCAATTATTGAATTAGTATAA
- the nusB gene encoding transcription antitermination factor NusB, which translates to MTRREIREEIFKLLFEYELINNNIEKRINDVINEESLKKDEEVNFLRSYVTEIIANENILIERIKDVLEGWTYERLGTIEKVLLKVSFYEITIKNIGYEIAINEVLEIAKKYSYNDTKDFLNGILAKLIKNIKEEKYK; encoded by the coding sequence ATGACACGAAGAGAAATTAGAGAAGAGATTTTTAAACTCCTTTTTGAATATGAGCTAATTAACAATAATATCGAAAAGAGAATAAATGACGTAATTAATGAAGAAAGCTTAAAAAAAGATGAGGAAGTTAATTTTTTACGAAGTTATGTTACTGAAATAATTGCAAATGAGAATATTTTAATTGAAAGAATAAAGGATGTATTAGAAGGTTGGACGTATGAACGTTTAGGAACAATTGAAAAAGTTTTATTAAAAGTATCCTTTTATGAAATTACGATAAAAAATATTGGATATGAAATCGCAATTAATGAAGTTTTAGAAATCGCAAAAAAATATTCATATAATGACACAAAAGACTTCTTAAACGGAATTCTTGCGAAATTAATAAAAAATATTAAAGAAGAAAAGTATAAATAA
- a CDS encoding subtype B tannase, whose protein sequence is MKKKLIILSLLVSALSMAADNKKGLVDSSKNHKNVEVNKNEDKKPQMGAPMNKKVITEDMITNKAENGYNLNFDVNKNYTTKTATVNGKTVTYRAYENIVYVAKPVDIAYQTINIYIPEEYFKNKSVGKYNAKSAPIFFPNTVGGYMPGAAGVPGNGRDGKPDASLVALSNGYVVASPGARGRTLEKDGKYTGKAPAVIVDLKAAVRYLRYNDTRMPGRADRIISNGTSAGGAVSALLGATGNNKDYEPYLKEIGALNARDDIYAVSAYCPITNLDNANTAYEWMFNDVKTYKKIEISMLDYNVERKYTEGTLTDDEISRSNDLKKMFPAYLNSLKLKGKNGKLLTLDKNGNGSFKNQIKQYYIDSANTALKKGTDLSEFEFLTIKNGKVVDLDYDKYVAYMGRQKTPGAFDNVDLSTGENNEFGDETTNNKHFTEYMLEHSTVNGTMADKKIIKMMNPMNYIANSKVKYWRIRHGAVDKDTSLAIPAILAIKLENLGKKVDFASPWATPHSGDYDLDELFSWMDKIVEEGR, encoded by the coding sequence ATGAAAAAAAAATTAATTATATTAAGTTTATTGGTTTCAGCTCTTTCAATGGCTGCTGATAATAAAAAAGGATTAGTAGATTCTAGTAAAAATCATAAAAATGTTGAAGTGAATAAGAATGAAGATAAAAAGCCACAAATGGGAGCACCTATGAATAAAAAAGTAATAACCGAAGATATGATAACAAATAAAGCAGAAAATGGTTATAATTTAAATTTTGATGTAAATAAGAATTATACGACGAAGACAGCTACTGTTAATGGGAAAACAGTTACTTATCGTGCTTATGAAAATATAGTTTATGTTGCAAAACCAGTTGATATTGCTTATCAGACTATAAATATCTATATTCCAGAAGAATATTTTAAAAATAAGTCAGTTGGAAAATATAATGCGAAAAGTGCGCCGATATTTTTCCCAAATACAGTTGGAGGATATATGCCTGGAGCAGCTGGAGTGCCTGGAAATGGAAGAGATGGAAAACCTGATGCTTCATTAGTCGCATTATCAAATGGATATGTCGTGGCAAGTCCTGGAGCTAGAGGTAGAACTTTGGAAAAAGATGGGAAGTATACTGGAAAGGCACCTGCTGTAATTGTAGATTTGAAGGCAGCTGTTAGATATTTACGATATAATGATACTAGAATGCCAGGAAGAGCCGATAGAATTATTTCCAATGGGACAAGTGCTGGAGGAGCAGTTTCAGCTTTGCTTGGTGCAACTGGGAATAATAAGGATTATGAACCGTATCTAAAGGAAATTGGTGCATTGAATGCAAGAGATGATATCTACGCTGTGTCAGCTTATTGTCCAATAACTAACTTGGATAATGCGAATACAGCTTACGAATGGATGTTTAATGATGTAAAGACATATAAAAAGATAGAGATTTCAATGTTAGATTACAATGTGGAAAGAAAATACACTGAGGGTACGTTGACTGATGATGAAATTTCACGTTCAAATGATTTAAAGAAAATGTTTCCTGCCTATTTAAATAGTTTAAAATTAAAAGGTAAAAATGGGAAGCTTTTAACATTGGATAAAAATGGAAATGGAAGTTTTAAGAATCAGATTAAGCAGTATTACATTGATTCTGCAAATACCGCTTTGAAAAAAGGAACTGATTTATCGGAATTTGAATTTTTGACAATAAAAAATGGGAAAGTTGTAGATTTGGATTATGATAAATATGTGGCTTATATGGGTAGACAAAAAACGCCAGGGGCATTTGACAATGTAGATTTGTCAACAGGGGAAAATAACGAGTTTGGAGACGAAACTACGAACAATAAGCATTTTACGGAATACATGTTGGAACACTCGACAGTAAATGGAACTATGGCTGATAAAAAAATCATAAAAATGATGAATCCAATGAACTACATTGCAAATTCGAAAGTAAAATACTGGAGAATAAGACATGGTGCGGTTGACAAGGATACTTCACTTGCAATACCTGCGATACTTGCCATAAAATTAGAAAATCTTGGGAAAAAGGTTGATTTTGCGTCGCCTTGGGCAACTCCGCATTCAGGAGACTATGATCTGGATGAGTTGTTTAGCTGGATGGATAAGATTGTAGAAGAAGGAAGATAG
- a CDS encoding ferritin produces the protein MKLNKELEVLLNNQINMELAAAYQYQAMAAYFDERALEGFASWMGNQAKEEMEHSKKFYEYVLKRNGKIEFLGLDKPKMDFTSVREVFEAALAHEEAVTASIENIHKLARELGDYGAEVFLNEFAEEQEEEEEQAQKFLDKIISLDVDNNNATLYLLDKEMGKRD, from the coding sequence ATGAAATTAAATAAAGAATTAGAAGTTTTACTAAATAATCAAATAAACATGGAATTAGCAGCAGCTTACCAATATCAAGCTATGGCTGCATACTTTGATGAAAGAGCATTAGAAGGTTTTGCAAGCTGGATGGGAAATCAAGCAAAAGAAGAAATGGAACATTCAAAAAAGTTTTATGAGTATGTATTAAAAAGAAACGGTAAAATTGAATTTTTGGGATTAGATAAACCTAAAATGGACTTTACATCAGTAAGAGAAGTATTTGAAGCTGCTCTTGCACATGAAGAAGCTGTAACAGCCTCTATTGAGAATATTCACAAACTTGCAAGAGAACTAGGAGATTATGGTGCAGAAGTATTCTTGAATGAATTTGCTGAAGAACAGGAAGAAGAAGAAGAACAAGCTCAAAAATTCCTTGATAAGATTATTTCACTTGATGTTGATAATAATAACGCTACGCTATATTTATTAGATAAGGAAATGGGAAAAAGAGACTAA
- the rpsD gene encoding 30S ribosomal protein S4, whose product MARDRQPVLKRCRNLGLDPIVLGVNKKSNRNIRPNANRKLTEYGTQQREKQKVKFVYGVMEKQFYKLYEEATRKEGVTGELLLQYLERRLDNVIYRLGFGATRRQARQIVSHGHILINGKRVNIASYRVKQGDVITVKEDSKELALIKESVGQKTVPGWLSLEEGALTAKVLENPGRDAVDFEVDEAMIIEFYSR is encoded by the coding sequence ATGGCAAGAGATAGACAGCCTGTGTTAAAAAGATGTAGAAATCTTGGTTTAGATCCTATTGTTTTAGGGGTAAACAAAAAATCAAATAGAAATATTAGACCAAATGCAAATAGAAAATTAACTGAATATGGAACACAACAAAGAGAAAAACAAAAAGTAAAATTCGTTTACGGAGTAATGGAAAAACAATTCTATAAATTATATGAAGAAGCAACAAGAAAAGAAGGAGTAACAGGGGAACTTTTACTTCAATATCTTGAAAGAAGATTAGATAATGTAATTTACAGATTAGGATTTGGTGCTACAAGAAGACAAGCAAGACAAATCGTAAGTCATGGACATATTTTAATTAATGGAAAAAGAGTAAACATTGCATCATACAGAGTAAAACAAGGTGATGTAATTACAGTTAAAGAAGATTCTAAAGAATTAGCTTTAATTAAAGAGTCTGTTGGACAAAAAACAGTTCCAGGATGGTTATCACTTGAAGAAGGAGCTTTGACAGCTAAAGTGTTAGAAAATCCAGGAAGAGATGCAGTTGACTTTGAAGTTGACGAAGCGATGATTATCGAGTTCTACTCTAGATAA
- a CDS encoding DNA-directed RNA polymerase subunit alpha, which produces MLNIEKIAKNVRLTEEKEDNYTAKYTLEPLYRGYGNTIGNALRRILLSSIPGTAIKGIKIEGVLNEFSTIEGVKEAVTDIILNVKEIVVEADEPGEKKMTLSVKGPAVITAADIHVEPGLRIINPEQVIMTVTTDRQIDIEFLVDSGEGFVVSDEINTDGWPIGYLAVDAIYTPIKRVNYSVEDTMVGRVTNYDKLILEIATDGSIEIKDALSYAVELLTWHLEPFTNIGNSMSKYRDSEDELAEADAENENNIEDMKIEELDFTVRSYNCLKKAGVNTISDLTSMTYNELLKIKNLGKKSLNEIIDKMKELGYDLDDNTSSDE; this is translated from the coding sequence TTGTTAAATATTGAAAAAATAGCTAAAAATGTAAGATTAACTGAAGAAAAAGAAGATAATTATACAGCAAAGTACACACTAGAGCCTCTATATAGAGGATACGGAAATACTATTGGAAATGCACTTAGAAGAATATTGTTGTCATCAATTCCAGGAACTGCAATAAAAGGAATTAAAATTGAGGGTGTATTAAACGAATTTTCTACAATAGAAGGTGTAAAAGAAGCAGTTACAGATATTATTTTAAATGTTAAGGAAATAGTAGTTGAAGCTGATGAGCCTGGTGAAAAGAAAATGACACTTTCAGTAAAAGGGCCGGCTGTAATTACAGCGGCAGACATTCATGTAGAACCTGGGCTAAGAATTATAAATCCTGAACAAGTTATTATGACTGTTACAACTGATAGACAGATTGACATAGAATTTCTTGTTGATTCTGGGGAAGGCTTTGTAGTTTCTGATGAAATTAATACTGATGGATGGCCAATAGGATATTTGGCAGTTGATGCAATTTATACACCTATCAAAAGAGTAAATTATAGTGTTGAAGATACTATGGTTGGACGTGTTACAAACTATGACAAGTTAATTTTGGAAATTGCTACAGATGGAAGTATAGAAATTAAAGATGCTTTATCATATGCAGTAGAATTATTAACTTGGCATTTGGAGCCGTTTACAAATATTGGAAACAGTATGAGTAAATACAGAGATAGTGAGGATGAATTGGCAGAAGCTGATGCCGAAAATGAAAATAATATTGAAGATATGAAAATTGAAGAACTTGACTTTACAGTACGTTCTTATAATTGCTTGAAGAAAGCAGGAGTAAATACAATTTCGGACTTAACTTCAATGACATATAACGAATTATTGAAAATTAAAAATTTAGGAAAAAAATCGTTAAATGAAATTATCGATAAAATGAAAGAACTTGGTTATGATTTAGACGATAATACAAGTAGTGATGAATAA
- the rpsK gene encoding 30S ribosomal protein S11, which produces MAKRPATSKKKKLKNIPNGIAYIHSTFNNTVVTITDSEGKVVIWKSGGTSGFKGTKKGTPFAAQIAAEQAAQVAIENGMKQIEIKIKGPGSGREASIRSIQATGLEVTRIVDITPVPHNGARPPKKRRP; this is translated from the coding sequence GTGGCAAAAAGACCAGCAACTTCAAAAAAGAAAAAATTAAAAAATATTCCTAATGGAATCGCATATATACATTCTACTTTTAATAATACTGTTGTTACTATAACAGATTCAGAAGGTAAAGTAGTAATTTGGAAATCAGGAGGAACTTCAGGGTTCAAAGGAACTAAAAAAGGAACTCCGTTCGCAGCTCAAATAGCAGCTGAACAAGCAGCTCAAGTTGCAATTGAAAATGGTATGAAACAAATCGAAATCAAAATAAAAGGACCTGGATCTGGAAGAGAAGCTTCTATTAGATCAATACAGGCTACTGGATTAGAAGTAACAAGAATAGTTGATATAACTCCAGTACCTCATAATGGTGCAAGACCACCTAAAAAGAGAAGACCGTAA
- the amaP gene encoding alkaline shock response membrane anchor protein AmaP, which translates to MIAILGFLARLSVILGFIGIVFSSISDILFRTDYLGQLDSFIDLSSLNFKILVGLLSIIYLVVFLLSYINKLTKYSQNRKVKNKNGEIEVSIKTINETSKDFLNGQEIIKNSKVKSYPKGKSVVIEATVDTYNVDNLNEKLAEIQNKLSEYVFHSTGITVKKSKVKLKKVLGETIVEKKIIDSPTNQKENIQKNNNNIISNLENQTNTEIKTSPSGKEN; encoded by the coding sequence ATGATTGCAATATTAGGATTTTTAGCAAGATTATCTGTAATACTTGGATTTATTGGTATTGTATTTTCAAGTATATCAGATATTCTGTTTAGGACTGATTATTTAGGACAATTAGATAGTTTTATAGATTTAAGTAGTTTAAATTTTAAAATTTTAGTTGGACTATTGTCAATAATTTATTTAGTAGTATTTTTACTTTCTTATATTAATAAACTTACAAAATATTCTCAAAATAGAAAAGTAAAAAATAAAAATGGAGAAATAGAAGTTTCCATAAAAACAATAAATGAAACATCAAAAGACTTCTTAAATGGACAGGAAATCATTAAAAATTCAAAAGTAAAATCATATCCAAAAGGAAAATCTGTTGTTATTGAAGCTACTGTAGATACTTATAATGTCGATAACTTAAACGAAAAACTTGCAGAAATTCAAAATAAATTATCTGAATATGTTTTTCATTCAACTGGAATTACTGTGAAAAAAAGTAAAGTAAAATTGAAAAAAGTTTTAGGAGAAACAATTGTTGAAAAAAAAATTATTGACTCTCCAACTAATCAAAAAGAAAATATACAAAAAAATAACAATAACATAATCTCAAATTTGGAAAATCAAACTAATACAGAAATTAAAACTTCTCCATCTGGAAAGGAAAATTAA
- the rpmJ gene encoding 50S ribosomal protein L36 — translation MKVKASVKPICDKCKIVKRHGKVRVICENPKHKQIQG, via the coding sequence GTGAAAGTAAAAGCTTCAGTAAAACCTATTTGTGACAAATGTAAAATTGTTAAACGTCACGGAAAAGTAAGAGTAATATGCGAAAACCCTAAACATAAACAAATACAAGGATAG
- the rpsM gene encoding 30S ribosomal protein S13: MARIAGVDIPRNKRVEVSLTYIFGIGRSTSNKILGATGIDRDTKVKDLTEEQVAKLRAAVEEYKIEGELRKEIRLNIKRLLDIKSYRGLRHRNGLPVRGQKTKTNARTRKGPVRMAIAKKK, from the coding sequence TTGGCTAGAATAGCAGGAGTAGATATTCCAAGAAATAAAAGAGTAGAAGTTTCTTTAACTTATATTTTTGGAATTGGTAGAAGCACTTCAAACAAAATTTTAGGAGCAACTGGTATCGACAGAGATACTAAAGTAAAAGATTTGACAGAAGAACAAGTGGCAAAATTAAGAGCTGCTGTGGAAGAGTACAAAATTGAAGGAGAGTTAAGAAAAGAAATTAGACTTAACATCAAACGTCTGCTTGATATCAAGAGTTACAGAGGATTAAGACATAGAAATGGATTACCTGTAAGAGGACAAAAAACAAAAACAAATGCAAGAACTAGAAAAGGGCCAGTTAGAATGGCAATTGCTAAGAAAAAATAA
- the infA gene encoding translation initiation factor IF-1: MAKQDVLELEGEIIEALPNAMFQVRLENGHEVLGHISGKMRMNYIKILPGDKVTVEVSPYDLSRGRIVYRKK, encoded by the coding sequence ATGGCAAAACAGGATGTTCTTGAGCTGGAAGGTGAAATAATCGAAGCATTACCAAATGCGATGTTTCAAGTAAGGCTTGAAAATGGACACGAAGTTTTAGGACATATCTCAGGGAAAATGAGAATGAACTATATAAAAATTTTGCCAGGAGATAAGGTTACGGTGGAAGTTTCTCCGTATGACTTGTCAAGGGGTAGAATTGTATATAGAAAAAAATAA
- the nadR gene encoding multifunctional transcriptional regulator/nicotinamide-nucleotide adenylyltransferase/ribosylnicotinamide kinase NadR, translating to MKRIGIITGKFFPLHIGHVNFIQRASGIVDRLYVIISYSDDADDLLTSNSRFVKEITPKDRLRFVKQTFKNQPNISSFLLDENNFSQQGDNWKEWAITLKNEIEKRENDKEIDWKNDVIFISNRDEDKEYNLKHFGSETRSIDKNYIEYNVNSKQIRENPSKYWNYLPREVREHLIPIITICGGESSGKSVMIDKLANVFNTTSAWEYGREYVFEKLGGDEESLQYSDYEKIVFGHQSNVLYAARNANKFALIDTDYIATLAFCLTYEKRDNPIVREFVQNYRFDLTILLENNVTWVNDGLRSIGDNDRREKFQNLLKKLYKEYHIQYITVKSNSYEKRYLACKRIIKAYLDGADNSQLQEIADSFI from the coding sequence ATGAAGAGAATAGGAATAATTACTGGAAAGTTTTTTCCACTTCACATTGGGCATGTAAACTTTATTCAAAGAGCCAGTGGAATTGTAGATAGATTATATGTTATTATCTCATATTCTGATGATGCAGATGATCTTCTTACTTCTAACTCCCGTTTTGTGAAGGAAATCACACCAAAGGACAGATTACGTTTTGTAAAACAGACATTTAAGAACCAGCCAAATATTTCATCATTTCTATTGGATGAAAATAACTTTTCTCAGCAAGGTGATAACTGGAAAGAATGGGCTATAACCTTAAAAAATGAAATTGAAAAAAGAGAAAATGATAAGGAAATAGACTGGAAAAATGATGTGATATTTATTAGTAACCGTGATGAAGACAAAGAATACAATTTAAAACATTTTGGCTCAGAGACTAGATCCATTGATAAAAATTATATAGAGTATAATGTTAATTCCAAGCAAATACGTGAAAATCCTAGTAAATATTGGAACTACTTGCCACGTGAAGTAAGAGAACATCTAATACCCATTATTACAATCTGTGGAGGAGAGAGTAGTGGAAAAAGCGTAATGATAGATAAACTTGCAAATGTTTTTAATACAACTTCTGCTTGGGAATATGGACGTGAATATGTTTTTGAAAAATTAGGTGGAGATGAAGAATCATTACAATATTCTGACTACGAAAAAATCGTTTTTGGACATCAGTCAAATGTTTTATATGCTGCAAGAAATGCTAATAAATTTGCATTAATTGATACAGATTATATCGCGACCCTGGCTTTTTGCCTAACTTATGAAAAACGGGACAATCCAATAGTTCGCGAATTTGTACAAAATTACAGATTTGACCTGACGATTTTACTTGAAAATAATGTTACTTGGGTAAATGATGGCCTTCGTTCAATTGGCGACAATGACAGACGTGAAAAATTCCAAAATTTATTAAAGAAATTATATAAAGAATATCATATTCAATATATTACAGTAAAATCAAATAGTTATGAAAAAAGATACTTGGCTTGTAAGCGTATTATAAAGGCATATTTAGATGGTGCTGATAATTCACAACTTCAGGAAATAGCAGATTCTTTTATATAA
- a CDS encoding ferritin produces the protein MKLNKELEVLLNNQINMELAAAYQYQAMAAYFDERALEGFASWMGNQAKEEMEHSKKFYEYVLKRNGKIEFLGLDKPKMDFTSVREVFEAALAHEEAVTASIENIHKLARELGDYGAEVFLNEFAEEQEEEEEQAQKFLDKIISLDVDNNNATLYLLDKEMGKRD, from the coding sequence ATGAAATTAAATAAAGAATTAGAAGTTTTACTAAATAATCAAATAAACATGGAATTAGCAGCAGCTTACCAATATCAAGCTATGGCTGCATACTTTGATGAAAGAGCATTAGAAGGTTTTGCAAGCTGGATGGGAAATCAAGCAAAAGAAGAAATGGAACATTCAAAAAAGTTTTATGAGTATGTATTAAAAAGAAACGGTAAAATTGAATTTTTGGGATTAGATAAACCTAAAATGGACTTTACATCAGTAAGAGAAGTATTTGAAGCTGCTCTTGCACATGAAGAAGCTGTAACAGCCTCTATTGAGAATATTCACAAACTTGCAAGAGAACTAGGAGATTATGGTGCAGAAGTATTCTTGAATGAATTTGCTGAAGAACAGGAAGAAGAAGAAGAACAAGCTCAAAAATTCCTTGATAAGATTATTTCACTTGATGTTGATAATAATAACGCTACGTTATATTTATTAGACAAGGAAATGGGAAAAAGAGACTAA
- a CDS encoding sensor histidine kinase codes for MKVGNKKLKEIKFKNKIFIKLLSYFGLSLLLFSIVIGSIFGYIYIQNTVSLHKKDLVERAYKISETLSKMWFENRDEKNVDKNLDVERKNDALERNKNKFLKPKREVPKIVGNINGKAFENNIIEDIRKDKIEKSSEEKNSKKLLDEKHFHRHRIVDEKDNNVKIFRSMRMIEDIAMGEVWIVDAKTGNIVQGRNEKGQPFSYLKLPPNAEATIKKAISGETTTTENFNDYLNENSITVAVPIKNGEMIEGVVLLHSPVKYMSSALKSGIYTLVFSILAALILAGISAVWLSISFTKPLNKIRNTTTELAKGNYEVTTQVNQNDEIGELAKSIDKLALQLDKSSKESERFEKMRQNFIANISHELRTPITVIRGSIEAICDGIIKDSKQLKDYNEQILSDSIHLQRLVNDLIDLTKLQNTDFSIDKSTINLFEIINDAVRSMKQISTKKGVKINFSAENAIEEDRYLFVGDYQRIRQMIIIVLDNAIKFSNENQKVEIFLKKENKKYELKICDSGRGIDSKNIGEIFNRYHKSNTEENKNGMGLGLAIAKEIAIRHNIEIMVESEPYIKTVFIFLIPINENFKITEI; via the coding sequence GTGAAAGTAGGAAATAAAAAACTTAAAGAGATAAAATTTAAAAATAAAATATTTATAAAACTACTTTCGTATTTTGGATTGTCGCTTTTGTTATTTTCTATTGTAATTGGAAGTATTTTTGGATATATTTATATTCAGAATACTGTTAGTTTACATAAGAAAGATTTGGTTGAAAGAGCTTATAAGATTTCAGAAACTTTGTCTAAAATGTGGTTTGAGAATAGAGATGAAAAAAATGTAGATAAAAATTTGGATGTAGAAAGAAAAAATGATGCTCTAGAAAGAAATAAAAATAAATTTTTAAAGCCAAAAAGGGAAGTTCCTAAAATTGTAGGAAATATAAATGGAAAGGCATTTGAAAATAATATTATTGAAGATATAAGAAAAGATAAAATTGAAAAAAGTTCAGAAGAAAAAAATTCTAAAAAATTATTAGATGAAAAACATTTTCATAGGCATAGAATCGTGGATGAGAAGGACAATAATGTTAAAATTTTTAGAAGTATGCGGATGATTGAGGATATTGCGATGGGAGAAGTCTGGATAGTGGATGCAAAAACTGGAAACATTGTACAGGGAAGAAACGAAAAGGGACAACCGTTTTCATATCTGAAATTACCGCCAAATGCAGAAGCAACTATTAAAAAAGCTATTTCTGGAGAAACAACTACGACAGAAAATTTTAATGATTACTTAAATGAAAATTCAATAACAGTAGCAGTTCCAATAAAAAATGGTGAAATGATTGAAGGAGTCGTACTGCTTCATTCTCCAGTAAAATATATGTCTTCAGCATTAAAAAGTGGTATTTATACACTTGTTTTTAGTATTTTAGCTGCACTAATCCTTGCGGGTATCAGTGCTGTTTGGCTTTCTATCAGCTTTACAAAGCCACTTAATAAGATTCGTAATACAACAACAGAATTGGCAAAGGGAAATTATGAAGTAACAACACAGGTAAATCAGAATGACGAAATTGGAGAACTTGCAAAAAGTATTGATAAACTGGCACTTCAACTAGATAAGAGTTCGAAAGAAAGTGAACGTTTTGAAAAAATGAGACAAAATTTTATTGCAAATATTTCTCACGAACTGAGAACTCCAATTACAGTGATTCGTGGTTCAATAGAAGCTATTTGTGATGGAATTATAAAGGATTCCAAACAGCTAAAGGATTATAATGAACAAATTTTATCAGATAGTATTCATTTACAAAGACTGGTTAATGACTTGATAGATTTGACAAAACTTCAAAATACAGATTTTTCCATTGATAAAAGTACAATAAATTTATTTGAAATTATAAATGATGCCGTTAGAAGTATGAAGCAGATTTCAACTAAAAAAGGTGTGAAAATAAATTTTTCTGCAGAAAATGCAATTGAAGAAGACAGGTATCTTTTTGTCGGGGATTATCAGCGGATTCGGCAAATGATAATAATTGTGCTGGATAACGCAATAAAATTTTCTAATGAAAATCAGAAAGTTGAAATTTTTCTAAAAAAAGAGAATAAAAAATATGAGCTTAAAATATGTGACAGTGGAAGAGGAATTGATTCTAAAAATATTGGAGAAATTTTTAACCGTTATCATAAATCAAATACTGAGGAAAATAAAAATGGAATGGGGCTGGGACTTGCAATCGCAAAAGAAATTGCAATACGACATAATATTGAAATTATGGTAGAAAGTGAGCCATATATAAAAACGGTCTTTATTTTTTTAATTCCTATAAATGAAAATTTTAAAATAACAGAAATTTAG
- a CDS encoding transcriptional repressor, translating into MQEIIIEENEVRYDVVTDNHGHFKCKSCGEIVDFDVNLSKFDLSKLGNVEIDEIHFYIKGTCEKCLEKHN; encoded by the coding sequence ATTCAAGAAATTATTATTGAAGAAAATGAAGTAAGATATGATGTAGTCACGGATAATCATGGACATTTCAAATGTAAATCTTGTGGAGAGATAGTTGATTTTGATGTAAATTTATCAAAATTTGATTTATCAAAATTGGGAAATGTAGAAATTGATGAAATACATTTTTACATAAAAGGTACTTGTGAGAAATGTTTAGAAAAACATAATTAA
- a CDS encoding Fur family transcriptional regulator, with product MHIENVGDYLKKNGIKPSVQRMKIFQYLLDHHTHPTVDDIFQNLSPEMPTLSKTTVYNTLNIFVSNNIIQEIIIEENEVRYDVVTDNHGHFKCKSCGEIVDFDVNLSKFDLSKLGNVEIDEIHFYIKGTCEKCLEKHN from the coding sequence ATGCATATAGAAAACGTTGGTGACTATTTAAAGAAAAATGGAATAAAACCTTCAGTACAAAGAATGAAAATATTTCAATATCTACTAGATCATCATACACATCCAACAGTTGATGATATTTTTCAAAATTTATCTCCTGAAATGCCTACTTTATCAAAAACTACAGTATACAATACATTAAATATATTTGTCAGTAATAATATTATTCAAGAAATTATTATTGAAGAAAATGAAGTAAGATATGATGTAGTCACGGATAATCATGGACATTTCAAATGTAAATCTTGTGGAGAGATAGTTGATTTTGATGTAAATTTATCAAAATTTGATTTATCAAAATTGGGAAATGTAGAAATTGATGAAATACATTTTTACATAAAAGGTACTTGTGAGAAATGTTTAGAAAAACATAATTAA